Within the Irregularibacter muris genome, the region GGGGAATTCCTTTAATGGAGTTTTGGATTTATCTGATGCAGAAGTAAACATCTTACTTTGTGGCGGGCAACTAGCCTATATAAAATCACAATTGGCTTAAGTTAAGATAGAAGAGAAAAAGATAGGACGGAGCTTGTCCTATCTTTTGTCATACTCTGGGAAAGTTGGTTTTGTGAGTCAGGGATTAAACTTTCCTAGAGCACTAGAGCGGCTGTAACCCTTTTCTTGTGTAAAAGTCTTCTATGGGAGTATGTATGTTACTTGCATAAAATTTCTGAATTTGCTAGTATTGAATTAAGATGAGCACAGGGATGTGTGCCTTAAGGAGGTACAAATGAAAGATTCAGATTGGCAGATATTATATGAATTATACAAAACTCCTAATATGACCAAGGTTGCCAGCAGGCTATATATTACCCAACCTTCCTTAACTAAAAGATTACAGGCTATGGAAGAAGAATTTCAAATTAAGATTGTAAATCGAACGACCAAAGGGGTAGAGTTTACCAGGGAAGGAGAGGTGTTAGCCCAAAAGGCTCAGCAATATTTGGTTTTTATGAAGGGAATCCGAAGGGAACTTCGGCAATTGAAGGGAAATAAAAGAGAAATTATCACCATTGGATCTTCCTATACCTATAATAAGTACGTGCTTCCAGAAATACTTTTTGAATATTCCAAGGATCATTCCGATATCCGCTTTGAGGTGCTCAATGAACAGAGCAATCTTCTTTTTCGCAAGGCTTGTGATGGAGAGGTAGATGTGGCATTTGTACAGGGAGACTATAAAGGGGCGGTACTGCAGAGAAGGGTTGATGAATATCAGGCCTATATTTTGACAAAGGAATGTATTCAATTAGAAGATTTACCCCATATGTCTAGAATTAATTATAAGAGTAATGATCGTTCTAAAGAACTATTGAATAATTGGTGGGAGACGCACTATAATCTTCTAGTTCCTGCGGGGATGAGTGTAGGCTATGTCGATGTTGCTTGGCAACTTGTTTCTAAGGGGCTAGGATATACATGTTGTTTTCTCCCAGAGAACTATGAAAATCCCTACAATTTGGTATTAACGCCTATGGAGAATCTCGATGGTACGCCATTAAAGCGAAACACTTGGTTTGTCTATAGAGATGTTGAGAAAAGATCAGAGGGATTAAAGGATTTTATTGCCTATATAAACAAAAAAATTGTTCTAAAATGATGAGAAAACCAATAGCAACATGTTCAGTATAAAGAAACCGAGTAAACCATTCCGAGTTTATTGAGTTTCTTTATTGTATTTATTCAGTAAAATAAGGATAAAAGTCATTTTGTTCCTTATCCCTATGGATTAATTTCCTATGAATATACATCGACAACAATGAGGAGGCTATTATTCTTATCCGTTATGGTCCCATTCCTTTTTGTCATTGGTCATAGGGCAAATCCTAAATTACAATAAACTTATACAGGATAAAAGTTTTCATGGGACTAGGAGGGAAATAAAATATGAGAAAATTCAAAACCGTATTTATGCGTGGAGGGACCAGTAAAGGCTGCATGTTTTTAAGGGAGGATCTGCCTGAGGATAGAAGTGAATGGGATTCTATTTTTTTGCAAGTAATGGGAGATCCTGATCCAAAGCAGATAGATGGTCTGGGGGGAACCGTTTCTTCCAATAATAAAATTGTTATCGTTTGGAAGAGTGATGAGCCCGAGGTTGATGTGGAATATTTAGTAGGTCAAGTTATTGTAGGAAAAAGCCAGGTAGATTATAAATCCAATTGTGGAAATATGACAGCAGCAGTGGGACCCTTTGCCGTAGAAGAAGGATTGGTAGAAGTAGAGGAACCTATGACAACCGTCCGGATGCTCAATCGGAATACCGATAAAATGATTCATATTACTGTGCCCTGTGCAAAGGGGACTTTTGCTTTGGATGGAGATTGTGAAATAGCAGGAGTAGATGGTACTGCTTCAGAATTAAAGGTGAATTTTCTAAATCCTGCCGGAGCAAAAACTGGGAAATTACTTCCAACAGGAAATCCAACAGATATCTTAGAAATTCCTGGATTGGGGAAGATTGAGGCAACCATTCTAGATGTTTCCAATCCTATGGTATTAGTCAGAGCAGAGGATGTTGGACTAACAGGGATAGAATTACCAGAGGAAATAAATAGCAATGTAAGGGCATGTGAACTATTGGAAAAAATAAGGGGAGAAGCTGCTTGCATGATGGGATTTGCTAAGGACCTTCAAGATGCCACAGAGAATAGTCCAGCAGTTCCTAAAGTGGGTGTATTTACCAAACCGGTCACTTATACAGATATTGAGAATAAAGAGGTTAAGGCACAACAAATGGATTTATGTGCACGGGTAATTTCTGTATTTAAGTGTCATAAAGCATGCCCACTGACATCAGCAAGTTCCATCAGTGTCGCTGCTTTTCTAGAAGGTAGTCTTTTGTATAAGGAATTAGGTCAACCTAAGGAAGGTCAAAAAACCGTGAGAATTGGCCATCCCAGTGGAGTAATGACTATGTATCCAGATATCCAAGAAAAGGATGGACAGATTGAACTTCCAGGTGTTGCCGTACAGCGGACAGCAAGGCGCATCATGGAAGGAATGGTATATATTAGAAAATAGAAAAAATAATTATTAAAAAGAAAAAATTCATACCTAACCTTTATAAAAAAACAGTCCCTTTTTTGGACTGTTTTTTTATAAAGGTGTAAAATCTAGGTAGGGAGAATTCCCATATTTTTAAATTCATTGGCTGAGTGGTATACTTGGCTTAAAAGATCTTTAGCCGCATGAATGGCCTCATCCTCTGAAATATTCACACGAATTTCTCGCATTTCAATCATTTCAAAGGGAGAATTTTTTATAAACTTTTTCAAATAATATCCTCCAAAGATTTTAGGTTGTATGTGAACTTCGAAGTGATTGTTTTCAATTAAAATATGGTCGTTTTTCCGTTGAACTTTCATAAAGATCTCCTCTTTCTATAAAAATATAAATAAGGTATATTATCATTATATATATATACTTTATTATTGTATTTATTCAAAAGAATTATCTCCCCTATTATAACAATTTAAAAGAAAATTACAAAATGATTATAGATAGGGACAGACATAGGTTGCAGAAAAAGCATAAAAAATAGAGAAGAACTAGGTGGTGAAAAGTTGTTTAATCTTGAGGAACAGTTAAAAAAATTACCGGAAAAGCCCGGCGTATATATTATGAAAAATCAGCAGGATGAAATTATTTATGTGGGAAAGGCAATTTCCTTAAAAAATAGAGTAAGACAATATTTTCAATCCTCTAAAAATCATTCAGTAAAGGTAAAATCCATGGTAAAGCAGATTGTTGACTTTGAGTACATTGTTACAGATTCTGAATTGGAGGCATTGATTTTAGAATGCAATTTGATAAAAAAACATCGTCCAAGATATAATGTATTATTAAAGGATGATAAAACCTATCCCTATATTAAGGTTACCCTTCAAGACCCCTTTCCAAGGGTAATTCTTACTCGACAGGTGAGAAAGGATGGGGCAAAATATTTTGGACCATATACTTCTTCTTTTGCAGTAAAACAAACCCTAGAGGCTATAAAAAGAGCTTATCCTATCCGGGTGTGCAATAGAAAGATTGGCCCCGAGGGTATGACTGAAAGACCTTGCCTCAACTACCATATCAGACAATGTATAGGGCCTTGTAGAGGGGATGTGCATCAAGGGGAGTATCGGGAAATGATTGATGAAATCATTCAAATTCTAGACGGAAAACAGGAAAAACTTATAGAAAAGTTAGAAGCAGAAATGCTAGAGGCAGCACAAAACATGGAGTTTGAAAAGGCCTCTTTACTGAGGGATCAAATTAGGGGATTGCATCAAATCGCAGAAAAACAAAAGATAGTTTCCACATCTCTATCGGATCAGGATGTTATCGCCTTTGCCCGGGGGATTGATGAAGCCTGTGTGCAAGTGTTTTTCATAAGAGGTGGGAAACTTATTGGTCGAGAGCATTTTATGCTCAATGGGGTAGAGGAGATGGAAAGGGGAGAAATCATGACCCAATTTGTCAAGCAGTTTTATGGAGGCACTCCCTTTATTCCCAAGGAGATTTTATTACAAGAAGAAATTGATGAGGCTCAAATTATTCACCGATGGTTAAGCGATAAAAAAGGAAGTAAAGTAGTTTTAAGAGTTCCTTACAAAGGGGAAAAGAAAAAGCTAATAGATATGGTGAGCAAAAACGCGGTCATTACTTTAGAGCAATTTAGTGATAAAATGAAACGAGAAAAGGAAAAGGGTACAAAGGCTTTAAAGGAATTACAAGAAATTCTTCAACTCCCTACAATGCCCCATAGAATTGAGGGCTTTGACATTTCAAATATTCAAGGTACAGATAGTGTGGGCTCTATGGTGGTGATAGAGGGTGGAAAACCAAAGAAAAGTGATTATAGGAGATTTAAAATAAAATGGGTGCATGGCCCTAATGATTACGCCAGTATGCAGGAAATTGTACAAAGAAGATTAACTCGAGGAATGAAGGAGAAAAAGGAATTAGAAAAAGAGAATATCTCCCCAGCACAGGGAAAGTTCTCCCGTTTACCCGATGTTATCATGATTGATGGAGGATTAGGCCACGCTCAATCAGTGGAAAAGGTTCTGGGAGAATTAGGTATACAAATCCCTGTTTGCGGTATGGTGAAGGATGATAAGCATCGCACCAGGGGACTTATTTATCAGGGGGAGGAAGTATATATAGAGAAATCATCCCCTTTATTTCAAATGATTACCCGACTACAGGATGAAGCCCATAGATTTGCCCTCTCCTACCATCAAAGTTTGAGGAAGAAAACTTCTCTATATTCGGTTTTAGATGAAATCCCCGGGGTGGGAGCTGTGAGGAAAAAAGCTTTATTAAAACACTATGGAGGGATAAATGGCATAAAAAAGGCTACGGTAGAAGAACTTAAATCTATACCGGGCATGAATGAAGCTACTGCTCAAGAAGTTTATAATTTTTTTCATACTTCACATAAGAAATAGACAATAAAAGATAAGCATATTGTAGATTTACCAGGACCTAAATAAAAGAAACATGGACTTGTTATTCAGATTTCAACTTGTTTATCTATAGGGAAACAACTCTGATTCATCATAAAAGAAAGGTATATTTTTGATGAAGATTTTAAATTGTTTCCCTATATAGGTTTGTATTAAAATAGCAACAAACAGGATAGGGAGGAAGAAGATGAACTACAAATTAGTAGCAGCGGATTTAGATGATTCACTACTGGGTGACGACCGTCGCATCAGTAAAGAAAATAAAAAAGCCATAGAAGAGGTTGTAAAAGAGGGGGGAGTGTTTACCATAGCTACAGGGAGACCTCTACAGGGCTGTGTTGCCTTTGTGGAGGAATTAGGCCTAGATGTCCCCTTTATTACCTATAATGGTGCATTAGTGATCAAAGGAAAATCTATGGAAGTTTTATATCATAAAGCCATTGAAGCCCAAGACGGCATAAATATTATAAAAGAGGGTAAAAAAAATAATGCCACTATATTGGTGTTTCATGATAATAAACTATATGTTAATGAATTAAATGAACGAACAAAAAACTATCACAAAACCTCTACCATGCTACCCCATTTGGAAGAAGATTTAGAATCTATAGCGAAAATGGGGGCAACAAAAATTCTTTTATACCATGAGCCCGAGGAAATAAAAAAAATACAACAAGATATGAAAGAAAATTTTAAAGGTAAGGTAAATTTTCATATTTCTAAGCCTTATTTTTTAGAATTTGTCCATCAGGATGTTTCCAAGGGAGATGCTTTAGCAGCCTTAGCCCAAAGCATGGGTATATCTTCCCAAGGGGTCATTGCCATTGGGGATAGCTATAATGACATCTCCATGATTGAATATGCAGGGCTAGGAGTGGCGGTATCCAATGCCCATCCGGAGGTAAAAGTCCATGCAGATTATATTAGCAAATCCAATAGAGAACATGGAGTAGCACAAGTATTAAGAAAATTTGTTTTGGGGGAATAAATATGTCGGCCTTAAGAGTACAAGAGATGAGTGCAGAAATGAATTTAGAAATTATTTACCAAGGAAGCAATCTCGCTTTAGACATTAGCAGTAGTGATATTAACCGTCCCGGACTACAATTATATGGCTATTTTGAATATTTCGATCAGGATCGGGTACAAATTCTAGGGAAGGTAGAGTGGAGTTATTTATCTTCCTTGTCTCCAGAAGAACGAAGAGTAAAACTGGAAAACTTCTTTTCAAGGTATTTTCCCTGTTTAATTATTGCATGGGATTTAGAAGTTTTTCCTGAAATTATAGAATATGCAAAAAAATACGACCGCACTGTTTTAAGGACACCTCTCCATACCACGAAAGTCATGTATAATGTCATTAATTATCTGGATGAAAAACTAGCACCTCAGGTAAGGCTTCATGGTGTTTTGGTAGAAGTCTATGGTATAGGAATCTTTATCACCGGTTCCAGTGGAGTAGGGAAAAGTGAGACTGCCCTAGAATTGGTAAAAAGGGGCCATCGTTTAATTGCCGATGATTTAGTACAAATCAAACAAATTGCAGGCAATCAATTGATAGGAGAAGCCCCAGAAGTATTAAAATACTTTATAGAAATTAGGGGTGTGGGCATTATCGATGTAAAAACCCTCTATGGAGTAGGGGCCATAAAAGATTCCATGGAAATTGATATGGTCATTCATTTGGAGGATTGGCAGGAAGGGAAATATTATGACCGTTTGGGATTGGAAAATGAAATGATGGACATCATGGATGTAGCAGTGCCTAAGGTGACTATCCCTGTCATGCCCGGTCGTAATTTATCCATTATTATTGAAACCGCGGCTCGAAATCACAGAGAAAAAATAATGGGCTACAATGCCGCTCAAGCCTTTGTGGATAAGGTATATCAGATTACTACTAATCAAGCTGCCCAAGAAGAAGAGGAGATGGAAAAATGAAATTTGTACTAGATACCCATTGTCATACCATTGTCAGTGGGCATGCATATAGCACCCTTACAGAAATGGTAGAGGGAGCAAAACAAAATGGTATGGAGCTCATAGCCATTACCGAACACGGTCCAGCTTTACCCAGTGCACCCCACTATTATTATTTTGGAAATCTAAAGGTGGTGCCCCCTGAAATACAGGGAGTAAAAATATTAAAGGGTGTGGAGGCCAACATCATAGATTATGATGGAAATATTGATATGCCTGAAACCTATTTAAAAAGATTGGATATTATCCTGGCCAGTCTTCATGACATCTGTATTGAGCCAGGCACTGTCCAGAAAAATACCAGTGCCATAGTGGGAGCTATGAACAACCCCGATGTAGATATCATTGCCCATTCGGGGAATCCCCTATTTCCTGTAGATTATGACAAGATCTTAGAGACCGCAAAGAAAACCAATACTCTACTGGAAATAAACAACAGCTCTTTTGTAGCTACCAGAAAAGGTAGTTATAAAAACTGCTATTATATTGCACAAAAATGTAAGGAAATGGAGATTCCTATCGTGATAGGAAGTGATGCCCATTATGCCTTAGATGCAGGAGAGTTCACTAAAGCAAGAAGATTATTGGAAGAAGTAGATTTTCCAGAGGAATTGATCATGAATACCCATGTGGAAAAACTTATAAAATATCTAAAAGATAAGGGGAGAACGCCTTTTCACGATATTCGTATTCATGACCATATGAATATGTAGAATATGTAAGGAATAGTAAAAGAAATGTGAGAATAGATATAGAGTAAAAGGTCAGAAGGAGGAGTATTCATGAGAAAGAGAGGACCTTTTACTCTTTTTTTATGCATAATCATATTTTTATATTTAATTATAGCCCCTTTTTATTTATTTTCCTTGGAACGGGAAGATTTAGATAGAAATAAAAAGGAAGATAAACTAGATTGGAAAGGGGTAATTACCCTATGGGATATCCCTAGACCCACCGCTGCAGGAAGTAGCTTTGGATGGATTAGGGGAAGAATTAATGCCTTTGAAAAAAAACATCCCAATGTTCTTATTGACTTAAGAGAACTCATCCATGAAAATAGAGAGGAGACCGTGTTAAAGGCTCTAAAGGAAGGGGAAGGACCAGATATACTCCCCCTTTTTGTTGACCAAAATCCTATACCATTGCAACACATAAAGCCCTTGGATCAATGGATGAACCCAGGGGTCACTAATGGAGTAAAAAAAGAAGCCTTACAGGTTGCAACCTACCAAAATAAAGTATATGGGGTGCCTTTTTCTATGACGGGCAATGTTCTTATACTCAATACAGATCTTCTGCAGAAGATTGGCTGTAAAACTCCTAAAAAAGAATCCTGGAATTATCAGGAGTTTATTAATCTCTTACAAAGTATAGAAAAAGCCAAGGGAGAGGAAGAAGTATTCTCCTTTGATGCCTATCTCGGGAAGGGTGAAGGGAGCCTAATGCCTATCCTTTTATCTGATGGTGGTGCAGTTTATCAACAAGAGGAGCAACGATTTGCCTTTTACCAGCCTGAGATGATTTCAGGCCTTCAAAAATTATTGAATATAAAACTTAAGGGCAACACCCAAGGGGAATTTGGTGCAAGAAGCAAAGGTGATGTATACAAGGACTTTCTGGAAGAGCAGAAAACCGCAGTATTGGCGGCAGATAGCAATATTATTTATGTGCTAGAAAGACTAAAGAAAAATGGTGAAGGTTTTGCCTATCAGGTAATGCCCTTTCCTGTGGGCAATATGGATATTCCCATATGGTATAGTCATCAAACATCAGTCTATTCCATAGTAAAAAAGCAAGAAGAAGACCCTGCAAAGCAAGAAATCCTAGAGGAATTTTTAGCCTTTCTTTTAGAAGAGGAATCCCAACAATCCTTAAAGTCATTAGGAGCTTTTCCCACCAATGACAATGGGAAGGGTCTATATGATGAAGACTCTTTAATAAATGAATGGTACAATAGGGGATATGAGTATCAAAGCTATCCCTTACACCCCCAGTGGTCAGAAATAGAAGATAAGATGATAGAAAGTATAAAAGCCGTACTTACGGGGACAAAATCTCCTACAGAATCCTTCAAAGATTTGCAAGATCAGGTAGAGAGTTTTAAATAGCTCCTTATGTTCCCATTTTACTTGATTTATAAAAAGCAAAAAAGGTATACTCAGGATATGAATTTCACAGGGTATAATTTGGTACAATAACAACAAAGAGCTATAATTGTACTTATGAAACAATTTGTTGAGGAGAGGATAAGATGGATAAAAATGGGGTTTATAAGCTCCTTTTAGATAGAATAGCTCCAGAGAGGATTTTAAGGGATGAACCTATGAAAAAACATACATCCTTTAAAATTGGAGGCCCAGCTGATTTTTTGATACTTCCCCAAGGAGTAGAGGAAATAAAAGAAATCGTCCAGCTATGTAAGGAAGAAAAAGTACCATTTTTTATTATGGGTAATGGGAGTAATTTATTGGTCAGAGATAAAGGAATGAGAGGTATTGTAGTAAAAATTGCTAAAAATTTTAGTCATGTGGAAATACAGGGAGAAAAGGTAACAGCTCACTCGGGCATATTATTATCCCGTTTAGCCAAAATGCTTTTAAGAGAAGAATTAGCAGGCTTTGAGTTTGCCAGTGGCATTCCGGGTACTTTGGGAGGAGCTGTGACCATGAATGCTGGAGCCTATGATGGAGAAATGAAGGATGTTCTTGAAAAAATAGAGGTAATGGATAAAGAAGGCAATGTTTTTGAATTGCAAGGGGAAGAAATGGCCCTAGGATATCGTCAAAGTGCGGTACAAAATATGGATTTAATCGTACTTACAGCTACCATGAAATTGAAAAAGGGCAAGTATCAGGACATTAAGGCTAAAATGGACGATTTAGACTATCGAAGAAAATCCAAACAGCCTCTAGAATGGCCCAGTGCAGGAAGCACTTTTAAAAGACCCACAGGTTATTATGCAGGAAAGCTGGTGCAAGACGTGGGATTAAAGGGATTTTCCATGGGCAGAGCACAGGTGTCTGAATTACATTCAGGATTTGTTATTAATAAGGGAGATGCATCTGCTGCAGAAGTGCTTTCTCTCATTGGACATATACAAGGAAAAGTTAAAGATAAATTTGGAGTAGATTTATGTACAGAGGTAAAAATAATAGGAGAAGAATAAAGTAAAAGGGCAACTTGTTATTAAAGTTGCTTTTTTGTTGAAAAAGCAGAACAAAGGGATGTGGATAGGAGGAAATGTATGAAGATCATAGCTGATTATCATACCCATACCAAGTATAGCCATGGCAAAGGGACCATTATAGAAAATGTATTGGCAGCTAAAAAAAAGGGTCTAAAAAAAGTAGTGATATCTGACCATGGGCCAAATCATATTGGTTTTGGAGTAAAAATTAAAAAATTTTTGAAGATGAGACAGGAAATAGATGAAATTAATGATAAAATAGAAGATATAGAAGTTTTAATGGGAATAGAATCTAATATTGTAGGGATAGATGGCACCATTGATGTGCCTGAGAAATATTTAGATTTATTTGATATTTTATTAGCAGGCTTTCATTATGGAGTAAGACCTAAATCCTTTAAGGACTTGTATTATTTAACCATTTTAAATGGATGGGAAAAAATATCTAGGACAAAGATAAAGAGAGTAAGGGAGATCAATACCCATGCAGCGATAAAAGCTATCGAGAGATATCCCATACAGATCATTACCCATCCTGGAGCTAAGATACCCATTGATACTGACAAGCTATCAAGGGCAGCAGCTAAAAAGGGTACCTGGTTGGAAATAAACGCAAGTCATGGATATTTGACCAAAGAATACATCCATATTGCTAAAGGCAATCATGCGATGTTTGTTATAAATAGTGATGCACACACCCCTGAACGGGTGGGAGATTTTGAAAGGGCAATTCATATTGCTCGAGAGGCAGGATTAGAGGCAAAGGATATTATAAACGCTCAGAAAGGAGACTAGAGATGAGATTTGTGATTATAACGGGTTTATCTGGGGCTGGTAAGAGCCAGGCGGTGAAGTCCTTTGAGGATTTAGGATATTTTTGTGTAGATAATCTACCACCTAAATTAATTCCAAAGTTTGCTGATTTATGCTTTCAATCCCAAGGTAAAATAGAAAAAGTAGCCCTGGTTATCGATATTAGAGGGGGAATATTTTTCGATGATCTAGTAGAGGTCTTAAAAGACCTTGAGGTAGGGGATTATTCCCATGAAATTCTATTTCTAGAGGCATCCGATGAGGTATTGATTAAGCGCTTTAAAGAGACAAGAAGAAATCACCCTCTAGCACCAAGGGGATTGGTTTCTGTAGGAATAAATGAAGAACGGAAAAAATTAGGACAGATAAAGTCCATGGCCGATCAAATTATCAACACATCCGATCTGAAACCTAAGGAATTAAAGGAAAAAATAAGAGAAATCTACCAAGATCATCAAAATGATCATAGGATGTTGATTAATATTTTATCCTTTGGTTTTAAATATGGCATTCCCTTAGACAGCGATCTTGTTTTTGATGTTCGGTTTTTACCGAATCCCTTTTATATTGAAAGTTTAAGATCTCATACAGGCAAGGATGAACAAGTGCAAAACTATGTATTAAAGTTTGAAGATACAAAGACCTTTATACAGAAGTTAGAGGATATGGCAGACTTTTTAATTCCCAATTATGTAAAAGAGGGGAAATCCCAACTGGTGATTAGTATTGGTTGCACCGGCGGGAAGCACCGCTCAGTGACGATTGCTAACTCCCTATACCATAGTCTGACCCAGAAAGGGCATTGGGTAGTTATTAATCATAGAGATATTGAAAAGGATAGAGAGGCGTTAAGAGAATGAATCCTCTGCATTGGTTAGATCCAGGAATGAAAATTAAAAGATGGATTTTACTGGGAATCGCGGGAGTTTTTTCAACCAGTATAGGGATTGCTTATATCCTAAAAAGTTTTCCCCTAGGAAAGCTAAGAACTTTTCCTCTTCTGTTTATTCTTTTGGGAATGGTACTCATGGTTATTGCCTTGCGCCAAGGATTTATATCTTTGATTTCATGTCTAGGGGAGGGAAATGAAGCATTAGAAAGTTTTCCCAAGAGTCTAAGTCCCTATATTTTGAAGGAGAAAATTAAAATAAAAGGTCCTAAAATAGTGGTAATAGGCGGAGGTACAGGTTCATCTGTATTACTACGGGGGTTAAAAAAGTATACATCCAATATTACGGCCATTGTCACTGTAGCAGATGATGGCGGGAGCTCTGGTAAGCTGCGGGAGGACTTGGGTATGCTGCCACCTGGCGATATTAGAAGTTGTATATTGGCCCTGGCAGATACCGAACCCACCATGGAAAAGCTTTTGCAGTACCGTTTTAAAGAAGGAAGCTTAAAGGGGCAAAGCTTTGGAAATCTATTTATTGCAGCCATGAACGAGATTACTGGAAATTTTGAAGAGGCAGTAA harbors:
- a CDS encoding PHP domain-containing protein, which codes for MKIIADYHTHTKYSHGKGTIIENVLAAKKKGLKKVVISDHGPNHIGFGVKIKKFLKMRQEIDEINDKIEDIEVLMGIESNIVGIDGTIDVPEKYLDLFDILLAGFHYGVRPKSFKDLYYLTILNGWEKISRTKIKRVREINTHAAIKAIERYPIQIITHPGAKIPIDTDKLSRAAAKKGTWLEINASHGYLTKEYIHIAKGNHAMFVINSDAHTPERVGDFERAIHIAREAGLEAKDIINAQKGD
- the rapZ gene encoding RNase adapter RapZ, with protein sequence MRFVIITGLSGAGKSQAVKSFEDLGYFCVDNLPPKLIPKFADLCFQSQGKIEKVALVIDIRGGIFFDDLVEVLKDLEVGDYSHEILFLEASDEVLIKRFKETRRNHPLAPRGLVSVGINEERKKLGQIKSMADQIINTSDLKPKELKEKIREIYQDHQNDHRMLINILSFGFKYGIPLDSDLVFDVRFLPNPFYIESLRSHTGKDEQVQNYVLKFEDTKTFIQKLEDMADFLIPNYVKEGKSQLVISIGCTGGKHRSVTIANSLYHSLTQKGHWVVINHRDIEKDREALRE